The proteins below come from a single Lepeophtheirus salmonis chromosome 4, UVic_Lsal_1.4, whole genome shotgun sequence genomic window:
- the LOC121116540 gene encoding glutamyl aminopeptidase, translated as MMTPETRVRLLSIVSVTLTVVCVGLIIALSVVTPSNGLDETKSSHSPSKATLSPNDEGVTLSPITDYHQNNKDPIHPSVHIPSVEDENDQTESPGQDKDLQSWEKNIRLPRSVIPYHYDLYLHPDLSTGLFFGRVGIQIGSKESMNHFLLHLKYLDVKMVKMYTGHINFQPPFQDENTDLINQEVSLLSTFEYKKHEFFVFKTVDIMEANNYTLYLEFNGSLTRGFVGFYKSTYQNGNGRMVPIATSKFQPTSAREAFPCFDEPSFKSTFTVSLIRPSDNYIALSNMPVEESVKDYPSHGSTLVKFRKSVPMVTYLACFIVCDFEYKEKYTALHGTKFRVYAPPNQKHRIKYALDIGANVSDYYVDYFQISYPLPKQDMIAIPDFVSGAMEHWGLITYRETALLYDNLESSSKNQQRVAAVISHELAHQWFGNLVTLAWWDDLWLNEGFASFIEYKGIHHYHPDWHIHEQFLTSDLHSVMELDSQITSHPIIQDVAHPDQISEIFDKISYNKGSSILRMLENFMGDEEFRIGVSRFLDKYKFDNAVTEDLWTELEKISSQNLPIARIMRTWTKQMGFPLITVSRIKDNMYRCSQSRFLSNPESESLSTSSPYNYKWEIPLTWINENKEVQRLWLTPEEEFVEISIPSSLRWLKFNEGQYGYYRVNYPTNEWEEFAKLLETKSDALGVTDRSNLINDAFALANAGLLNYSITLSLLKYLPKEFDYVPWATAYESLISVGNLLRETRAYPGYRKFVLSLTREHYVRLGWLDEGSHIEKLHRIKILSLACRFGDKDCLKEAQKQFERWVLEKNIYIPPNLRSLVYKYGMYSDGSFESWNILFERYKNEINAQEKSKLLYGLAWPRDPWILNNFLQLAKNESVIREQDYFTTLTYINSNPIGKPLVWNFIRDHWSQIIDRFSISARSLGKLVKNVISQFTTQLDLEEVNSFFLKYPEGGAGARGREQGIEKIHNNINWLKINQKDIESWLSSNGYS; from the exons ATGATGACACCTGAAACACGTGTGAGGCTATTATCAATTGTTTCAGTCACCTTAACAGTTGTATGTGTTGGTCTCATCATAGCACTTTCTGTAGTCACACCCTCAAATGGTTTAGATGAAACAAAGTCATCCCATTCGCCATCAAAGGCTACTTTATCTCCAAATGATGAAGGTGTAACACTCTCCCCGATAACGGACTATCATCAAAACAATAAAG aTCCAATTCATCCCTCGGTTCATATTCCTTCAGTGGAGGATGAAAATGATCAAACAGAGTCTCCTGGACAAGATAAAGATCTTCAATCGTGGGAGAAGAATATTCGCCTTCCTCGATCTGTGATTCCCTATCATTATGACTTATACCTACATCCAGATTTAAGTACTGGACTATTCTTTG gaagaGTGGGGATTCAAATTGGTTCCAAGGAGTCCATGAATCATTTTCTCCTGCATTTAAAATATctggatgtcaaaatggtaAAGATGTATACGggccatattaattttcaaccGCCCTTTCAAGACGAAAACACAGATCTCATAAACCAGGAAGTGAGTCTCCTTTCTACATTCGAATACAAGAAGCATGAGTTTTTCGTTTTTAAGACTGTGGATATCATGGAGGCAAATAATTACACACTTTACTTAG AATTCAATGGAAGTTTGACAAGAGGATTTGTTGGATTCTATAAGAGCACATATCAAAATGGCAATGGAAGAATGGTGCCAATTGCAACGTCTAAATTTCAGCCGACAAGTGCACGAGAAGCCTTTCCTTGCTTTGATGAGCCATCATTCAAATCTACCTTTACTGTGTCATTAATTAGACCCTCAGATAATTATATAGCATTGAGTAACATGCCAGTTGAAGAGAGCGTCAAGGATTACCCCTCACACGGAAGTACTTTAGTAAAA TTTCGAAAAAGTGTCCCCATGGTGACGTATTTAGCATGTTTCATCGTTTGTGACTTTGagtacaaagaaaaatacacgGCTCTTCATGGTACAAAGTTCAGAGTATATGCTCCTCCTAATCAAAAGCATAGAATCAAGTATGCACTTGATATTGGGGCTAATGTTAGTGACTACTACGTAGACTACTTTCAAATATCTTATCCACTCCCCAAACAAGACATGATTGCCATTCCCGATTTTGTGTCGGGTGCAATGGAACACTGGGGTTTGATCACATATAGAGAAACTGCACTCTTGTACGACAATCTAGAGAGTTCCTCTAAAAATCAACAAAGAGTTGCTGCTGTAATTAGCCATGAATTGGCTCATCAGTGGTTTGGCAATTTAGTAACTTTAGCTTGGTGGGATGATCTGTGGCTGAATGAAGGTTTTGCATCCTTTATCGAATATAAGGGAATTCATCACTATCATCCCGATTGGCACATACATGAACAGTTTCTTACGTCGGATCTACACTCAGTTATGGAATTAGACAGTCAAATTACGTCTCATCCAATCATTCAAGATGTTGCACACCCAGAtcaaatttcagaaatttttgataaaatatcctATAATAAAGGGTCATCTATACTTCGAATGCTTGAAAATTTCATGGGGGATGAGGAATTTAGGATTGGAGTCAGTCGATTCttggataaatataaatttgacaatgcTGTAACCGAGGATTTATGGACAGAATTGGAGAAAATATCCTCACAAAACTTACCCATTGCAAGAATAATGCGAACATGGACTAAACAGATGGGATTTCCTTTGATTACT gtGTCCCGCATTAAAGACAATATGTACAGATGTAGCCAAAGTCGATTTTTATCAAATCCAGAATCCGAGTCTTTATCCACTTCTTCCCCATACAACTACAAATGGGAAATTCCGTTAACTTGgatcaatgaaaataaagaagttcAAAGGCTTTGGCTCACTCCCGAAGAAGAGTTTGTTGAAATATCCATACCATCAAGCCTAAGATGGCTAAAATTTAATGAAGGACAGTACGGCTATTATAGAGTGAATTATCCTACAAATGAATGGGAAGAATTTGCTAAGCTACTTGAAACCAAGAGTGATGCCCTTGGAGTCACAGACAGGTCTAATCTAATTAATGATGCATTTGCTTTAGCAAATGCTGGACTTTTGAACTACTCTATCACCCTTTCACTTTTGAAATACCTTCCTAAAGAATTTGATTATGTTCCATGGGCTACTGCCTATGAATCGTTAATTAGTGTTGGAAATCTTTTGCGTGAAACAAGAGCATATCCGGGATATAGAAAg TTTGTATTGTCTTTGACACGAGAGCACTACGTTCGCCTCGGCTGGCTAGATGAGGGTTCTCATATTGAGAAACTTCATAGAATCAAAATACTTTCACTTGCTTGTCGATTTGGTGATAAAGACTGCTTAAAAGAGGCACAGAAGCAATTTGAGAGATGGGTccttgagaaaaatatttatattccacCCAATCTTAGATCCCTTGTGTACAAATATGGAATGTACTCCGATGGAAGCTTTGAATCttggaacattttatttgaacgctataaaaatgaaatcaatgcACAAGAAAAATCTAAACTTTTATATGGACTAG ctTGGCCAAGAGATCCTTGGATCCTCAACAATTTCCTTCAACTTGCCAAGAATGAGAGTGTTATTCGAGAGCAGGATTACTTTACAACACTGACTTATATCAACTCAAACCCAATTGGTAAACCCTTAGTCTGGAATTTCATCCGCGATCATTGGTCGCAAATAATTGATAGATTTTCCATCAGTGCTAGATCTCTTGGAAAGTTAGTAAAGAATGTCATATCCCAATTTACAACTCAACTTGATTTGGAAGAAGTTAATAGCTTTTTTCTCAAGTATCCCGAGGGAGGGGCTGGAGCAAGGGGTAGAGAGCAGGGTATTGAAAAAATCCACAATAACATCAACTGGCTCAAAATCAATCAGAAAGACATTGAATCTTGGTTATCATCAAACGGCTACTCCTaa